In a single window of the Pseudomonas entomophila genome:
- a CDS encoding agmatine deiminase family protein: protein MTLSLDSGWRMPAEWARHAATWMIWPHNQALWESGWGVTLADVQRDYARVAATIARFEPVNMVVDPSAIAIARELCGPGIELIELAVDDSWCRDSGPTFLTHPQHGVAGLSWRFNAWGDKSEHGKDRSLARRILDHLGFEGLSTPLCNEGGAIHVDGEGTLITTESVLLNPNRNPGLSKAEFEDCFARLLGIRKTIWLPGDPQYVTGDMTDGHVDGVCAFARPGVLLVDATHDQQSVYAEVARENRRALELATDAQGRAFELLDLYEASAAVDPNAEVFCASYTNFYLANDAVIMPAYGIDADQAAAQQLALAFPGREIVPVRIDHIAHGGGGIHCITQQQPAWPGARP from the coding sequence ATGACCCTGTCCCTCGACAGCGGCTGGCGCATGCCCGCCGAATGGGCCCGCCACGCCGCCACCTGGATGATCTGGCCGCACAACCAAGCGCTATGGGAGTCGGGCTGGGGCGTGACCCTGGCCGACGTGCAGCGCGACTACGCCCGTGTCGCGGCCACCATCGCCCGCTTCGAGCCGGTGAACATGGTGGTCGACCCCTCGGCCATCGCCATTGCCCGTGAGCTGTGCGGGCCCGGTATCGAACTGATCGAGCTGGCCGTCGACGACAGCTGGTGCCGTGACAGCGGCCCAACCTTCCTGACCCACCCGCAACACGGCGTGGCCGGCCTGAGCTGGCGCTTCAACGCCTGGGGCGACAAGTCCGAGCACGGCAAGGACCGCAGCCTGGCCCGGCGCATCCTCGACCACCTGGGTTTCGAAGGCCTGAGCACCCCGCTGTGCAACGAAGGCGGCGCCATCCATGTGGACGGCGAAGGCACGCTGATCACCACCGAGTCGGTGCTGCTCAACCCCAACCGCAACCCGGGCCTGAGCAAGGCCGAGTTCGAGGACTGCTTCGCCCGCCTGCTGGGCATCCGCAAGACCATCTGGTTGCCGGGCGACCCGCAGTACGTCACCGGCGACATGACCGACGGCCACGTCGATGGCGTGTGCGCCTTCGCCCGCCCCGGCGTGCTGCTGGTGGACGCCACCCACGACCAGCAATCGGTGTATGCCGAAGTGGCCCGCGAGAACCGCCGCGCCCTTGAACTGGCCACCGACGCCCAAGGCCGCGCGTTCGAACTGCTCGACCTGTATGAAGCCAGCGCCGCCGTCGACCCGAACGCGGAAGTGTTCTGCGCCTCGTACACCAACTTCTACCTGGCCAACGACGCCGTGATCATGCCGGCCTACGGCATCGACGCCGACCAGGCCGCCGCGCAACAACTGGCCCTGGCCTTCCCCGGCCGCGAGATCGTCCCGGTGCGCATCGACCACATCGCCCACGGCGGCGGCGGCATCCACTGCATCACCCAGCAGCAGCCAGCCTGGCCGGGAGCGCGCCCATGA
- the fabV gene encoding enoyl-ACP reductase FabV codes for MAIIHPKVRGFICTTTHPKGCELNVRDQIEATRKLGVREDGPKKVLVIGASSGYGLAARITAAFGFKADTLGVFFEKPGTETKAGTAGWYNAAAFDKFAKAEGLYSKSINGDAFSDEARAKVIELIKNEMGGKVDLVIYSLASPVRKLPQTGELIRSALKPIGQPYKSTAIDTNKDTIIEASIEPATEQEIADTVTVMGGQDWQLWIDALAGADVLAEGARTVAFSYIGTEITWPIYWHGALGQAKQDLDETALRLDKKLAGEVKGGANVAVLKSVVTQASSAIPVMPLYLSMVFKIMQEKGVHEGTQDQLDRMFRDRMYRADGAPAAVDEKARLRLDDWELRDDVQDACKAMWPQVTTENLFELTDYAGYKKQFLNLFGFERADVNYDEDVATDVKFDCVEL; via the coding sequence TTGGCCATCATTCATCCCAAGGTTCGCGGTTTCATCTGCACCACGACTCACCCCAAGGGCTGCGAGCTCAACGTCCGTGACCAGATCGAAGCCACCCGCAAGCTGGGCGTGCGCGAGGATGGTCCGAAGAAAGTCCTGGTGATCGGCGCCTCCAGCGGCTACGGCCTGGCCGCGCGCATCACCGCGGCGTTCGGTTTCAAGGCCGACACCCTGGGCGTGTTCTTCGAAAAGCCGGGCACCGAGACCAAGGCCGGTACCGCTGGCTGGTACAACGCCGCCGCCTTCGACAAGTTCGCCAAGGCCGAAGGCCTGTACAGCAAGTCGATCAACGGTGACGCCTTCTCCGACGAAGCCCGCGCCAAAGTGATCGAGCTGATCAAGAACGAAATGGGCGGCAAGGTCGACCTGGTCATCTACTCGCTGGCCTCGCCGGTGCGCAAGCTGCCGCAGACCGGTGAACTGATCCGCTCGGCGCTCAAACCAATCGGCCAGCCGTACAAGTCGACCGCCATCGACACCAACAAGGACACCATCATCGAGGCCAGCATCGAGCCGGCCACCGAGCAGGAAATTGCCGACACCGTCACCGTGATGGGTGGCCAGGACTGGCAGCTGTGGATCGACGCCCTGGCTGGCGCCGACGTGTTGGCCGAAGGCGCGCGCACCGTGGCCTTCAGCTACATCGGCACCGAAATCACCTGGCCGATCTACTGGCACGGTGCCCTGGGCCAGGCCAAGCAGGACCTGGACGAAACCGCCCTGCGCCTGGACAAGAAACTGGCCGGCGAAGTCAAAGGCGGCGCCAACGTGGCGGTGCTCAAGTCGGTCGTCACCCAGGCCAGCTCGGCTATCCCGGTGATGCCGCTGTACCTGTCGATGGTGTTCAAGATCATGCAGGAGAAGGGCGTCCACGAAGGCACCCAGGACCAGCTGGACCGCATGTTCCGCGACCGCATGTACCGCGCCGACGGCGCCCCGGCAGCTGTGGACGAGAAAGCCCGCCTGCGCCTGGACGACTGGGAACTGCGCGATGACGTGCAGGACGCCTGCAAAGCCATGTGGCCGCAGGTGACCACCGAGAACCTGTTCGAACTGACCGACTACGCCGGTTACAAGAAGCAGTTCCTCAACCTGTTCGGCTTCGAGCGCGCTGACGTCAACTACGACGAAGACGTGGCCACCGACGTGAAGTTCGACTGCGTCGAGCTGTAA
- a CDS encoding LysR family transcriptional regulator yields the protein MEFKQLRSFIEVVHRGGFTQAANTLHISQSAVSKQVAQLEQAIGQPLLERQGSQLHLTDAGRILLQRGEVLMRQRQELLNELDDLSQLARGELRLGLPLLGSDALFAGLFAEYRRRYPNISVQLLEGGSRMVEQAVRSGELELGGSLTPSDPAFDYQPFCNEALEALLPADHALAGQIEVELEQLAETPFLLYQRSFVLNDRLLNACQQVGFTPKEGGRSGQADFLAALVAAGQGVVLLPAIVARALERPGVVRLPLRAPDYLKWDIAFIWRRGAYLSRAAQAWLALLREQH from the coding sequence ATGGAATTCAAACAACTGCGCAGCTTCATCGAGGTGGTTCATCGGGGTGGTTTCACCCAAGCGGCGAACACCCTGCATATCAGCCAGTCAGCGGTGAGCAAACAGGTCGCCCAACTGGAACAGGCCATCGGCCAGCCCTTGCTGGAGCGCCAAGGCTCGCAGCTGCACCTGACCGACGCCGGGCGCATCCTCCTGCAGCGTGGCGAAGTACTGATGCGCCAACGCCAGGAGTTGCTCAACGAACTGGACGACCTCAGCCAACTGGCCCGTGGCGAGCTGCGCCTTGGCCTGCCGCTGCTCGGCAGCGATGCCCTGTTCGCCGGGTTGTTCGCCGAATACCGGCGACGTTACCCGAACATCAGCGTGCAACTGCTTGAAGGCGGCAGCCGCATGGTCGAGCAAGCGGTCAGGAGTGGCGAGCTGGAGTTGGGGGGCAGCTTGACCCCAAGCGATCCGGCGTTCGACTACCAACCATTCTGCAACGAAGCGCTGGAGGCCCTGCTGCCGGCCGATCATGCCTTGGCGGGGCAGATCGAGGTCGAACTGGAGCAATTGGCCGAGACACCGTTCCTGCTATACCAGCGCAGCTTCGTGCTCAACGACCGCTTGCTCAATGCTTGCCAGCAGGTGGGGTTCACGCCGAAGGAAGGCGGGCGCAGTGGCCAGGCAGACTTTCTCGCCGCGCTGGTGGCGGCGGGCCAGGGCGTGGTGCTGTTGCCCGCCATCGTGGCGCGGGCGCTGGAGCGGCCGGGGGTGGTGCGCCTGCCGTTGCGGGCGCCGGATTACCTGAAGTGGGATATTGCCTTCATCTGGCGGCGGGGGGCGTACCTGTCGCGGGCAGCCCAGGCGTGGCTGGCGTTACTGCGGGAACAGCATTGA
- a CDS encoding DUF1244 domain-containing protein, translating into MTPQQQLELEAAAFRRLVDHLQKRTDVQNIDLMNLSGFCRNCLSKWLKAAADDRQIELSLDDAREQVYGMPYNDWKALHQKEASAEQQAAFEQGKPRD; encoded by the coding sequence ATGACCCCGCAACAACAGCTCGAACTCGAAGCCGCCGCGTTCCGGCGCCTGGTCGACCACCTGCAAAAACGCACCGACGTGCAGAACATCGACCTGATGAACCTTTCCGGCTTCTGCCGCAACTGCCTGTCGAAATGGCTCAAGGCCGCCGCCGACGATCGCCAGATCGAACTGAGCCTGGACGATGCCCGCGAGCAGGTGTACGGCATGCCCTACAACGACTGGAAAGCCCTCCACCAGAAAGAAGCCAGCGCCGAGCAACAAGCGGCGTTCGAACAAGGAAAACCCCGTGACTGA
- the aguB gene encoding N-carbamoylputrescine amidase — MSTLRIATTQMACSWDLAANLERAEQLVRRAAAQGAQVILLQELFATPYFCIEQCHSHQALAQDYHDSPLLKRFAALAKELGVVLPLSWYERAGNVFFNSLTVADADGSLLGVYRKTHIPNAIGYQEKEYFSPGDTGFKVWDTAFGRLGIGICWDQWFPETARCLALMGAEVLLFPTAIGSEPGATELDSRDHWQMAMRGHAAANLLPVVAANRVGHEVARTDDTLSMRFYGSSFICDHKGALLQEADRDSSGVWLHDLDLERMREDRLTWGIYRDRRPSLYTPLLTLDGRTPQTARA, encoded by the coding sequence ATGAGCACCTTGCGCATCGCCACCACGCAGATGGCCTGCAGCTGGGACCTGGCCGCCAACCTCGAGCGCGCCGAGCAACTGGTGCGCCGGGCCGCCGCCCAGGGCGCCCAGGTGATCCTGCTGCAGGAGCTGTTCGCCACCCCGTACTTCTGCATCGAGCAATGCCACAGCCACCAGGCCCTGGCCCAGGACTACCACGACAGCCCGCTGCTCAAGCGCTTCGCTGCCCTGGCCAAGGAGCTGGGCGTGGTGTTGCCGCTGAGCTGGTACGAACGCGCCGGCAACGTCTTCTTCAACTCGCTGACCGTGGCCGACGCCGACGGCAGCCTGCTGGGCGTGTACCGCAAGACCCACATCCCCAACGCCATCGGTTATCAGGAGAAGGAGTACTTCAGCCCCGGCGACACCGGTTTCAAGGTCTGGGACACCGCCTTCGGCCGCCTGGGCATCGGCATCTGCTGGGACCAATGGTTCCCCGAGACCGCCCGCTGCCTGGCCCTGATGGGCGCCGAGGTGCTGCTGTTCCCCACCGCCATCGGCTCCGAGCCGGGTGCCACCGAGCTGGATTCGCGCGACCATTGGCAGATGGCCATGCGCGGCCACGCCGCCGCCAACCTGCTGCCAGTCGTCGCGGCCAACCGGGTCGGTCATGAAGTGGCGCGCACTGACGACACGCTGTCGATGCGCTTCTACGGCTCGTCGTTCATCTGCGACCACAAGGGCGCGCTGCTGCAAGAGGCCGACCGCGACAGCAGCGGCGTCTGGCTGCACGACCTGGACCTGGAACGCATGCGCGAGGACCGCCTGACCTGGGGCATCTACCGCGACCGCCGCCCCAGCCTGTACACGCCGTTGCTCACGCTGGACGGCCGCACCCCACAGACTGCGAGGGCCTGA
- a CDS encoding HopJ type III effector protein: MTDLNTLRSSLASGEHVFADTLAFVAAHYSYQPQAFDNGDVHNAAGQNEGSCKTLGLALLEGLSDQEALQAFGEHYRSVVATPNGSDHGNIRALIKHGLAGVKFAAQPLTRLA; encoded by the coding sequence GTGACTGACCTGAACACCCTGCGCAGCAGCCTCGCCAGCGGCGAGCATGTGTTTGCCGACACCCTGGCCTTCGTTGCCGCCCATTACAGCTACCAGCCCCAGGCCTTCGACAATGGCGACGTGCACAATGCCGCCGGGCAGAACGAAGGTTCGTGCAAAACCCTGGGGCTGGCCCTGCTGGAAGGGTTGAGCGACCAGGAAGCGCTGCAGGCCTTTGGTGAGCACTACCGCAGCGTGGTGGCCACGCCCAACGGCAGCGACCATGGCAATATCCGCGCGCTGATCAAACACGGGCTGGCGGGCGTGAAGTTCGCTGCACAACCGCTGACGCGGCTGGCCTGA
- a CDS encoding extracellular solute-binding protein, whose protein sequence is MPSRASKLLAIAALVACAGVAQAEQQALRLYNWADYFAEDTLKRFTAETGIPVIYDVMDGSEVLEAKLMSGRSGYDLVFPGDTVAERLMRAGSLQALDRKQLTALDDIEPGLRQLHDRYPKASQATVPYTWGTIGLTMDAKKVRERMPDAPLDSLDLLFKPALAQKFADCGISIIDSPDEVLAVVLHYLGREPRSAKREDLAAASELLKGIRPYVRKLQSQPVTELVNGNTCLSLGYSGDVIQAQRTAEAAGKAIDFQYRVPREGTTIWMDTMAIPADAKHPEYAYRFINFVMRPENMAAISNFTGYPTASAKARPLVDARLRDNPDIYLDDSTYTRLIPGKDIPQADMRARMRVWTRFKTAQD, encoded by the coding sequence ATGCCAAGCCGTGCATCGAAACTGCTGGCCATCGCTGCCCTGGTGGCCTGCGCCGGCGTCGCCCAGGCCGAGCAGCAAGCCCTGCGCCTGTACAACTGGGCCGACTACTTTGCCGAGGACACCCTCAAGCGCTTCACCGCCGAAACCGGCATCCCGGTGATCTACGACGTCATGGACGGCAGCGAGGTGCTCGAGGCCAAGCTGATGTCCGGGCGCAGCGGCTACGACCTGGTGTTCCCCGGCGACACCGTGGCCGAACGGCTGATGCGCGCCGGCAGCCTGCAGGCCCTGGACCGCAAGCAGTTGACCGCCCTCGACGACATCGAGCCCGGCCTGCGCCAGCTGCACGACCGCTACCCCAAGGCCAGCCAGGCCACCGTGCCCTACACCTGGGGCACCATCGGCCTGACCATGGATGCGAAGAAGGTCCGCGAGCGCATGCCCGACGCCCCGCTGGACAGCCTCGACCTGCTGTTCAAGCCGGCGCTGGCGCAAAAGTTCGCCGACTGCGGCATCTCGATCATCGACTCGCCCGACGAGGTGCTGGCCGTGGTGCTTCACTACCTCGGCCGCGAACCGCGCAGCGCCAAGCGCGAGGACCTGGCCGCCGCCAGCGAGCTGCTCAAGGGCATCCGCCCCTACGTGCGCAAGCTGCAATCGCAGCCAGTCACCGAGCTGGTCAATGGCAACACCTGCCTGTCGCTGGGCTACAGCGGCGACGTGATCCAGGCCCAACGCACCGCCGAAGCCGCGGGCAAGGCCATCGACTTCCAGTACCGCGTACCCCGCGAAGGCACCACCATCTGGATGGACACCATGGCCATCCCCGCCGACGCCAAGCACCCGGAGTACGCCTATCGTTTCATCAATTTCGTCATGCGCCCGGAGAACATGGCGGCGATCAGCAACTTCACCGGCTACCCCACCGCCAGCGCCAAGGCCCGCCCCCTGGTGGACGCGCGCCTGCGCGACAACCCGGACATCTACCTCGACGATTCCACCTATACCCGCCTGATCCCGGGCAAGGACATCCCCCAGGCCGACATGCGTGCGCGCATGCGCGTCTGGACCCGCTTCAAGACCGCACAGGACTGA
- a CDS encoding LysR substrate-binding domain-containing protein, whose product MLKHWPPLNALRGFEAAARLGSFHKAAEALNLTQSAISQQIRSLESYLEQPLFHRSGRSVSLTDAGHDLLSTTQALLQQLAVGIRRLDQYRKPNQLVVNTTPAFARHWLLPRLADFHQRHPDVDLWLFTSFEVPDMASETIDLAIRDDIGPQAECSFTVLHQDQLYPACHPALPEQGRTTLHGEREMDWSHWQLEGGEAVGQQGKGLNFSDPGLLLEAAGEGLGIALVSQLLARRMVDEGRLRPLSEQRVRGPVWSCLVHWESQEDPLARQFLAWLREALLR is encoded by the coding sequence ATGCTCAAACACTGGCCCCCGCTAAACGCCCTGCGCGGCTTCGAAGCCGCCGCCCGCCTGGGCAGCTTCCACAAGGCCGCCGAGGCCCTGAACCTCACCCAGTCGGCGATCAGCCAGCAGATCCGCAGCCTGGAGAGCTACCTGGAGCAGCCGCTGTTCCACCGCAGTGGGCGCAGCGTCAGCCTCACCGATGCCGGGCACGACCTGCTCAGCACCACCCAGGCCCTGCTGCAGCAACTGGCGGTGGGGATCCGTCGCCTCGACCAGTACCGCAAGCCCAACCAGCTGGTGGTCAACACCACCCCGGCCTTTGCCCGCCACTGGCTGCTGCCGCGCCTGGCGGACTTCCACCAGCGTCATCCGGACGTCGATTTGTGGCTGTTCACCAGCTTCGAGGTGCCGGACATGGCCAGCGAAACCATCGACCTGGCCATTCGCGACGATATCGGCCCGCAGGCCGAATGCAGCTTCACCGTGTTGCATCAGGACCAGCTGTATCCGGCTTGCCACCCGGCATTGCCTGAGCAGGGGCGCACCACGTTGCACGGTGAGCGGGAGATGGACTGGAGCCACTGGCAACTGGAGGGCGGCGAGGCGGTGGGGCAGCAGGGCAAAGGGCTGAATTTTTCCGACCCGGGGTTGCTGCTGGAGGCGGCGGGCGAGGGGCTGGGGATCGCCTTGGTCAGCCAGTTGCTGGCGCGGCGAATGGTCGATGAAGGGCGCTTGCGGCCCCTGTCTGAGCAGCGTGTGCGCGGGCCGGTGTGGAGCTGCCTGGTGCATTGGGAAAGCCAGGAGGACCCGCTGGCGCGGCAGTTCCTGGCGTGGCTGCGCGAAGCCCTGCTGCGTTGA
- a CDS encoding antibiotic biosynthesis monooxygenase, with the protein MSTPVTLMVSRRAAHGRYQDLLAWLHEGEQLATDFPGYLGSGILAPPTDGDEFQIIFRFTNEQTLHAWEHSASRRAWLQRGDGLFERPKEKRVSGIDDWFGTNMVQKPPRWKQATAIWLAFFPVSLLFNLLFGHWLAPLDLLPRVLLSTLALTPVMVYLFIPLSTRLLASWLTPTARPRQERPTGLRSR; encoded by the coding sequence ATGTCTACCCCCGTCACCCTGATGGTGTCGCGCCGCGCCGCCCACGGCCGCTACCAGGACCTGCTGGCCTGGCTGCACGAAGGCGAGCAACTGGCCACCGACTTCCCCGGCTATCTCGGCTCGGGCATCCTCGCCCCGCCCACCGACGGCGATGAGTTCCAGATCATCTTCCGCTTCACCAACGAACAAACCCTGCACGCCTGGGAGCATTCCGCCTCGCGCCGCGCCTGGCTGCAACGCGGCGACGGCCTGTTCGAACGCCCCAAAGAGAAGCGCGTCAGCGGTATCGACGACTGGTTTGGCACCAACATGGTGCAAAAACCGCCGCGCTGGAAGCAGGCCACGGCCATCTGGCTGGCGTTCTTCCCGGTCTCGCTGCTGTTCAACCTGCTGTTCGGCCACTGGCTGGCGCCACTGGACTTGCTGCCCCGCGTGCTGCTCAGCACCCTGGCCCTGACGCCGGTCATGGTGTACCTGTTCATCCCCCTCTCGACCCGCTTGCTGGCCAGCTGGCTGACCCCCACCGCACGCCCGCGACAGGAGCGCCCCACGGGCCTGCGCAGCCGCTGA
- a CDS encoding agmatine deiminase family protein, whose protein sequence is MPTRRTFLQQLSVVAGLGAAASFGLPFGSNSARAAEAGRWFMPDEGEKHARAYIAFGAQDAIWEDFTEDVQAALGRIARAIAKYQPVTVFCRASERDIAEEECASHNITYVETELDDIWMRDIGANFVIDDDGELAALDFNFNGWGGKQQHRQDAKLAARVAKLAGGGYQRSKLVGEGGGIEVDGHGTGIMTESSWINGNRNPGWSKAQVEEELKARLGLRKIIWLPGIKGKDITDAHVDFYARFAAPGVVVANLDNDPDSYDYAVTRKHLEILQNATDADGRKLQIHTLSPPLKPRNSKFSKGNPDFAAGYINYFVINGAVIAPQFGDRSADEKAKALLERLYPKRDVVQLDIDAIAAGGGGIHCVTNQCPAV, encoded by the coding sequence ATGCCAACACGCCGCACCTTCCTTCAACAACTGAGCGTCGTCGCCGGCCTCGGCGCCGCCGCCAGCTTCGGCCTGCCGTTCGGCAGCAACAGCGCCCGCGCCGCCGAGGCGGGCCGCTGGTTCATGCCCGACGAAGGCGAAAAGCACGCCCGCGCCTACATCGCCTTCGGCGCCCAGGACGCGATCTGGGAAGACTTCACCGAAGACGTCCAGGCCGCGCTCGGGCGCATCGCCCGCGCCATCGCCAAATACCAGCCGGTAACGGTGTTCTGCCGCGCCAGCGAACGCGACATCGCCGAGGAAGAGTGCGCCAGCCACAACATCACCTATGTCGAAACCGAACTGGACGACATCTGGATGCGCGACATCGGCGCCAACTTCGTGATCGACGACGATGGCGAGCTGGCGGCGCTGGACTTCAACTTCAACGGCTGGGGCGGCAAGCAGCAGCATCGCCAGGACGCCAAGCTCGCCGCCCGTGTCGCCAAGCTGGCCGGTGGCGGTTACCAGCGCAGCAAGCTGGTCGGCGAAGGCGGCGGCATCGAGGTGGACGGCCATGGCACCGGGATCATGACCGAGAGCAGCTGGATCAACGGCAACCGCAACCCCGGCTGGAGCAAGGCCCAGGTCGAGGAGGAACTGAAGGCGCGGCTGGGCCTGCGCAAGATCATCTGGCTGCCGGGCATCAAGGGCAAGGACATCACCGACGCCCACGTGGACTTCTACGCGCGCTTCGCGGCGCCCGGCGTGGTGGTGGCGAACCTGGACAACGACCCGGATTCCTATGATTACGCCGTGACCCGTAAACACCTGGAGATCCTGCAGAACGCCACCGATGCCGATGGACGCAAGCTGCAGATCCACACCCTGTCGCCGCCGTTGAAACCACGCAACAGCAAGTTCAGCAAGGGCAACCCGGACTTCGCAGCGGGGTATATCAACTACTTCGTGATCAATGGCGCGGTGATCGCGCCGCAGTTCGGCGACCGCAGTGCCGATGAAAAAGCCAAGGCCTTGCTCGAACGACTGTATCCGAAGCGGGACGTGGTGCAGTTGGACATTGATGCGATCGCGGCGGGAGGGGGCGGGATTCACTGCGTGACCAACCAGTGCCCGGCAGTGTGA
- a CDS encoding flavodoxin — protein sequence MKVAIISGSVYGTAEEVARHAESLLKAAGLEAWHASRATLQDLEGFAPEALLAVTSTTGMGELPDNLMPLFSAIRDTLPAAWRGLPGAVIGLGDSSYGDTYCGGGEQMRELFAELGVREVEPMLRLDASETVTPETDAEPWLAQFAAVLKG from the coding sequence ATGAAAGTCGCCATTATTTCCGGTTCGGTGTATGGCACCGCCGAAGAAGTCGCCCGTCACGCCGAGTCCCTGCTCAAGGCGGCAGGCCTTGAAGCCTGGCACGCTTCCCGTGCCACGTTGCAGGATCTCGAGGGCTTTGCCCCCGAGGCATTGCTGGCCGTGACCTCGACCACCGGCATGGGCGAGCTGCCTGACAACCTGATGCCGCTGTTCAGCGCGATCCGCGACACCCTGCCAGCGGCCTGGCGTGGGCTGCCGGGCGCGGTGATCGGTTTGGGCGATTCGAGTTATGGCGATACGTATTGTGGCGGTGGCGAGCAGATGCGCGAGCTGTTCGCCGAGCTGGGGGTGCGTGAAGTAGAGCCAATGCTGAGGCTCGATGCCAGCGAGACGGTGACCCCGGAGACCGATGCCGAGCCGTGGTTGGCGCAGTTCGCGGCAGTGCTCAAGGGCTGA
- a CDS encoding alpha/beta hydrolase family protein has translation MSSLTQPATAFRHTAADGYSLGGFCWRHATPDRQRPLVIINAATSVRCRYYARFADYLFAQGFDVLTYDYRGIGESRPASLRGFQASWSDWGRLDFEAMLQLAALEYPNQPVHVVGHSFGGWALGLAPSAAQVRHAVLVGAQFAYWRDYAAGQRWQLFGKWHVVMPLLTRVFGYFPGKRLGWLEDTPAGVVRDWSTRTPRYEQRPSGRSLEAPPFAQVQAATLAISLTDDPFGTVAATERLLGYLDGTVRRHLRLAPVDISVGAIGHFAFFHDRFRESLWPIALGWLQHANLPANTPGRVL, from the coding sequence ATGAGCAGCCTCACTCAACCCGCCACCGCCTTTCGCCACACCGCCGCCGACGGCTACAGCCTCGGAGGCTTTTGCTGGCGCCATGCCACACCCGACCGCCAGCGCCCGTTGGTGATCATCAACGCCGCCACCTCGGTGCGCTGCCGCTACTACGCCCGTTTCGCCGACTACCTCTTCGCCCAGGGTTTCGATGTGCTGACCTACGACTACCGTGGCATCGGTGAGTCGCGCCCGGCGTCGCTGCGCGGGTTCCAGGCCAGCTGGAGTGACTGGGGGCGGTTGGACTTCGAGGCCATGCTGCAACTGGCCGCTCTCGAGTACCCCAACCAGCCGGTACACGTGGTCGGGCACAGTTTCGGGGGGTGGGCGCTGGGGTTGGCGCCGTCCGCGGCGCAGGTCAGGCATGCGGTGCTGGTGGGTGCGCAGTTCGCCTATTGGCGCGACTACGCGGCGGGCCAGCGCTGGCAGTTGTTCGGCAAATGGCATGTGGTGATGCCGCTGCTGACGCGAGTGTTCGGATACTTTCCGGGCAAGCGCCTCGGTTGGCTGGAGGACACCCCGGCAGGGGTGGTGCGTGACTGGAGCACACGCACGCCACGCTACGAGCAGCGCCCGAGCGGGCGCTCTCTTGAAGCGCCGCCGTTCGCCCAGGTCCAGGCCGCCACCCTGGCCATCAGCCTGACCGACGACCCGTTCGGCACGGTGGCCGCGACCGAGCGCCTGTTGGGCTATCTGGACGGTACCGTGCGCAGGCACCTGCGCCTGGCGCCTGTGGATATCTCGGTCGGGGCGATCGGCCATTTCGCCTTTTTCCACGACCGTTTCCGCGAAAGCCTGTGGCCGATCGCGTTGGGTTGGCTACAACACGCCAACCTCCCCGCCAACACCCCAGGCCGCGTCCTGTAG
- the folM gene encoding dihydromonapterin reductase, translating to MLGHLARTDEQTAPNMNSPILITGASQRVGLALALELAQAGHTVVSASRSLHPQAPHPNIRQFQADLTQTADRQALIDHLHSHYDGLRAIIHNASLWLDDGLDNLDTMFRLHVEAPYHLNLALGELLGKVAKADIIHICDETSSRGSKSHIGYAATKAALQNMVLSFAEKYAPKVRVNGILPGLLILKEGGDEQYRQQTLKKALLEFEPGARPLIDAVLFLLQSQYSTGSQVVINGGRHLKNRMT from the coding sequence ATGCTGGGGCATCTCGCACGGACAGACGAACAGACCGCCCCGAACATGAACAGCCCAATCCTCATCACCGGAGCCAGCCAGCGCGTCGGGCTGGCCCTGGCCCTTGAGCTGGCACAGGCCGGCCATACGGTGGTCAGCGCCAGCCGCAGCCTGCACCCACAGGCGCCGCACCCGAACATCCGGCAGTTCCAGGCCGACCTGACACAAACCGCCGACCGCCAGGCCCTGATCGACCACCTGCACAGCCACTACGACGGCCTGCGCGCGATCATCCACAACGCCTCGCTGTGGCTCGACGACGGCCTCGACAACCTCGACACCATGTTCCGCCTGCACGTCGAGGCGCCCTACCACCTCAACCTGGCGCTCGGCGAGCTGCTCGGCAAAGTGGCCAAGGCCGACATCATCCATATCTGCGACGAGACCTCCTCGCGCGGCAGCAAGAGCCACATCGGCTATGCGGCCACCAAGGCCGCCTTGCAGAACATGGTGCTGTCGTTCGCCGAAAAGTACGCGCCCAAGGTGCGCGTCAACGGTATCCTGCCGGGCCTGCTCATTCTCAAAGAGGGCGGCGATGAGCAGTACCGCCAGCAGACGCTGAAAAAAGCCTTGCTCGAATTCGAACCCGGCGCCCGCCCGCTGATCGACGCCGTGCTGTTCCTGCTGCAAAGCCAGTACAGCACCGGCAGCCAGGTGGTCATCAACGGTGGCCGCCATCTGAAGAACCGCATGACCTGA